Proteins encoded within one genomic window of Bacillus thuringiensis:
- a CDS encoding endospore germination permease yields MTKRAKREISLFQYILTISGVQVGFGVLTLPREVAQGANTDGWISIIIGCAITTLVSLCIVKIMENHPGYTLLDVLTRYLGKWLGKFAMLLWILYAILAAVSLIFSLLYVIHIWILPRTPMFLIMILLSIPMLMLACKGVLIISRFAVFTVLFTLWIPLLLFIPLKDGHWIYLLPFLKEGWLPVVTTVKSTIIASLGFEFAFVLYPYLTNKSAAKKGIVLANMITLFVYLQVTFVSFVYFSPDGITKFLWPTLSLITPFHFSFLERFEIIFLSFYLFIIFDSCIPYIFTASDGINQLLNKQGSSLPIWFLLFGCIVVLFFYIPSSYQISALRDFWGTASYFIVFLFPVVFLLYMTLYQHWKRRRV; encoded by the coding sequence GTGACCAAGCGTGCTAAGAGGGAGATTAGTTTATTTCAATACATTTTAACGATTAGTGGTGTTCAAGTAGGTTTCGGTGTTCTTACACTTCCTCGTGAAGTTGCACAAGGAGCGAATACAGATGGATGGATTTCTATTATTATTGGGTGCGCTATCACTACTTTAGTCAGTCTATGTATTGTGAAAATTATGGAAAATCATCCTGGGTATACTTTACTTGATGTACTGACTCGTTATCTGGGGAAGTGGCTAGGAAAATTCGCTATGCTTCTTTGGATTTTATACGCTATACTTGCTGCGGTCTCCTTAATCTTTTCTCTTTTATATGTCATTCACATTTGGATTTTACCTAGAACTCCAATGTTTTTAATTATGATTTTGCTTTCTATTCCAATGCTTATGCTTGCATGTAAAGGTGTACTTATTATTAGTCGCTTTGCCGTTTTCACTGTGCTTTTTACCCTCTGGATACCATTACTATTGTTTATCCCTCTTAAAGATGGTCATTGGATATATCTTCTTCCCTTTCTAAAGGAAGGTTGGCTACCAGTTGTAACCACAGTGAAATCAACTATCATTGCGTCTCTCGGATTCGAGTTTGCATTTGTCCTTTATCCCTATTTAACTAACAAATCAGCTGCAAAAAAAGGCATCGTTCTTGCAAATATGATTACGTTATTCGTCTACCTACAAGTTACGTTCGTTTCTTTCGTTTATTTTAGCCCGGATGGTATAACTAAGTTTTTATGGCCGACTCTTTCTCTTATTACACCATTTCACTTTTCATTTCTGGAACGGTTTGAAATTATCTTTTTGTCATTTTACCTCTTCATTATTTTCGATTCGTGCATTCCTTATATTTTTACCGCTTCAGATGGAATCAATCAATTACTTAACAAACAAGGGAGTTCGTTACCTATTTGGTTTTTATTATTCGGGTGTATTGTTGTCTTATTCTTTTATATCCCTTCCTCTTACCAAATAAGTGCTTTGCGAGACTTTTGGGGAACTGCCAGTTATTTTATCGTTTTTCTATTTCCAGTCGTATTCCTCTTATACATGACACTTTATCAGCATTGGAAAAGGAGAAGAGTTTAA